A region of the Streptomyces sp. NBC_00442 genome:
GCACCTGATACGACGGAGGGTGCGGGCCTTCCCGGTGCTGCGCCAGCAGTAGCTGTTGCAGCCCTTTCAGCTGGACTCCGCTGCTGTCGACCAGATCACGCAGCAGCCCCACGATCTCCCGCATGGGCATGCAGAGTTCCGTGTCCACCTCTGACCACTGACCGCCCCGTCTTCGGCGCGCCACGTCCTCGCCCCCGCCCCTTCGATCTCCTCAAAAGAGTATTCAATCTATCTGATCGGAAGATCGAACTTCCGGGCGTCGTGGACGTCCGGCACCGTGGTCACCCCAGCCGCAAATCGCTACGTGAGAAAGGACGTCGATGCGTCAGCGCACGGCCGATATCTGCGCCTTCGCCATCATCGTCGGCACGCCCGCAGCTCTGATCGCCTTGAATCTGCCTTCTGATCAGGTCATCGCGAGCACCTCCGCCGCGGCCGTTCTCTACTCGGCCTGGCGCCAGGGTGGAGGTACGCCGCCGTCACAGGGCTCCGGGGGACGGCATGGCGCTGACTCTGCTGCCGCTTCCGACTCCGGGGCGGTGTCCGAGTCGGAAACCCGCCCAGGCCGGGGGCCCTCGGAACAGGTCGGCTCCCGGGACCCGGCATAGTGCCGATGTCTCTACGCCTGGCGTGACAGGTCGGCCACCAAGAGGTCGAGAGTGGCCTCCTCATGGAGCGCGACGCCGAGGGCGGTCATGGCAGGGGCGAGATCCGAGTCCCAGTCCGCGTCGACCGGCTGGCCGTCGAGTGCCAGTTGAGGGATGCCCTCGGCCTGACTGCGAGCGGCCAGATGCTCGTAATCCGCGGTGCCCATGCGCCACGGCCGGGCTTCGTAGCGGCGGATGACCCGGTTGGCCAGAGTGATCCCCGGCCAGTCGAAGTCGCCGTGGTACGCGAAGCGGCAACCCGTGGCGGCGAGGGCGTCGAGAAGCGTGAAGACCACGGTGGCGGCGCTGCCGGACGTGCACACGAGAGGCTGGACGCAGGCCGCGTCCGCCGCGGCTTCCACCACGCGCGGATTCTCACAGATGTGGATCAGCGTTCCGGCGGGCAGTTGCAGCCGAAGGGCATGCAGGTCGCGCGGTGTGACGTGAACTTCGGCGTGATGATCGGCCCGCTCCCGTAGGGCGCGCTCCCGCCAGCCCTCGCCGTCGGGCCGCAACCCGTACGTCAGGACCGTGCTGGAAACCTCGTCCGGAGTGACGGACACCAGCCGCCACAGAGCTCGTCGACCGGCCGCGTCGTCGGGGAACTCAGTGCCGTGGGCGAGGGCGACGCCGCGTCGGACGAGACGTGCGAGCCAGGTGCCGTCGTCCAGGCCGTGCGCGGAGCCGGTCGCCATGGCGGCGAGTTCTCCTCGGCCGAGTGTGCTGCCCCGCTCGGGTCCGAGGAGAGTGGTGAGGACTTGGACCGCTTGGTGGAGTGTCCATATCGCCGCTTCGGGCGTCACTCCCTTCGGAACGCCGGTACGGCGCAGCAGGTCGTACCACTGCCGGGGCCATTCCTGGTCGGCGAGCGGGGAGGTGTCCAGTGACGAAGCGAGGGACGACCACACCTGTTCGCGCCGTGCCGCAACGTCCGCGCGGGCGGCACGGCGGTCGGTGAGTGGCGGGCCGAGTTCCTCCAGGGTCTGTCTGAGGCCGAGTCCGGCGGCCGAGGCGCGTAGCCGTGCGTCGAGCACGTCGAGCCGTACGGTCACGGCGGCACCTGTGAGGGGTTTGCCCAGGAGGAGAGACAGGTCGTTGCGTTCCTGAGCGTTCATCGCGGTCAGTCGGAGCGAACCCGTGGCCTGTAGGCCGTTGCTCTCCAGGCGTTTGCGTGCCCCCTGCCAGAGCCGGGTGAGTCCAGGTCCCGTGAGCCAGTCGCGCGTTGCGGCGGGCAGCCCGCTCATACGGACACCAGACGCCGGTGCCGACCGTTCCAGGTGTAGTGCAGGGTGGCCACCCCGCGTACGTGGGGATCACGGAGGCACTCGTAGATGTGCAGGGACGGAACCTCGGGCCAGTTGCCCATGAGCCGCTCGCTGGTCAGGACGAAGTCGAGATCGAGGTCGACGAGGATACGGCCCAGTCGGCCGTGGGTGGGTTCGTCGACCTTGGCGAAGGCGTCGTCCAGGAGGATCAGGCGTGGCGCGTGCGGTGCCGACTCGGCGAGGCTGGTGAAGTGGGCGGCTGCGGCGGCGAAGAGCACGAGGTAGGAGAGCACGCGTTGTTCGCCCTGGCTGAGCCCGGTCCGGCCGGTCAGTTTCCGACGGCGGCCCGGAGCCGCGTCCTCCACCACGAAGGTGTGAAAGCGGAACCAGTCGCGGTAGTCCAGCGCAGTCCGCAGATGGGCGGCGTAACCGGCTGACGGGTCGGCGAGTCGGGCGTCCTCGATCCGGCGTTGCAGGACTTCGCGGAGTTGCTCGGTCTCCTCGCGCGTCCTGAGGCTCGACGGACTGCGCAGCAGCTCGACGGCCGCGCGCACATCCGCGTCCACGTCCTCGTCCAGCTTCCACAGCAGCTCGACGCCGAGGCCGTGGGAGGTGCGCACGGTCCGCAGGGTGGCGTTGAGAGCCGCGACCAGATTCGCTGCGGTGATGACCTGTGCCGAGAGGTGGTCGCCGAGCTCACCGGTCAGGAACCGCTGGAAGACCTCACGTTCGCGCTCGGTGAGCCGCCCTCGGGCCTCCGCGGCCTGAAGCGCGATCCGCTCGCCCACGGCCGCGACGTCATGGGACCCGTGGTCGTCGACCAAGCGGCACACCTTGATACCGCCGCGTTCCTCCAGCTGTGCGTCGTACCCGCCGGCCAGTTGGTCGCGCAGCGCAGTGTGCCGGATGAGCAGAGCGCTGTCCGACACCTCGCCCTTCGGGCGGCCGAGGGCCTGCTCCACGGCGTCGGCGAGGGCCCGCAGCGCGCGCAGACGGCTGCGGACGTCCGCACCGGGGTCGTCCGACACGTACTCGGGCAGCGAGGACCGGTCGAGGCCGGCGCCGAGCACCACCTCCGGTCGGCTGAGAGCACCGCGGAGAGCGCTGCCGGTGTCGATGACCGCCGTTTCCTGGTCCGACAGGGTCCCGCGCAGGCGCTTCTCGTCCTCTTCCGCGCGTACGCGCAGGTCGTGGAAATCGTCGCGAGCTCGTTGTGCCGCGGGGAGCGCTTGGACGGCGTTCGTGATGCGCTGCTTGGCGTCCTGCTCGCGGGAGAGGATCTCCTCCTCGGACGATCCGATGGCCTCCTCGCGGGTGCGCAGGTCCTGCTCAGCGGTGCGCAGTCCGGCGAGGTGGAGCCGGTAGCTCTCGTCCGCGGCCAGGCGATCCTCTTGGGCGCGTCCGTACCGGTCGGCATCGGCCTGGTTCGTGCCGAGCCGCTCGCCCGTGCCGCTGACGGCCCTGCGCAGATGCCCGATACCGCTGAGCAGGCTGGCCAGTGCGGTGCGGACACGGTCCAGGGCGGCGGGGTCGCCGGGCAGGTCGTGGGCGGTCGCGGTGGCCTCCGCCTCGGTTCGCGCCGATACCGCGAGAGCGCGTGCCTCCTCGGCCAGCCGCGCCGCCCGGGTTGCCTTGGCGGTCAGGTCGCGCAGGGTCCGCTCGGCTGATTCGGTCCTGCTCCAGGCGTCCGCGAGATTCCGTGCCCTGGGGAAGTCCCGTTCCGCGAGCGTGAGAGCCCGACGCATGGCATCGGCTACGGCGAGCTCCTCGCGGACATCGGCCAGCCGTTGCTGAGTCCGCGCGATCCGCTCCTCCAGCTCGGCGAGGATGCGCCGCCGAGTCTCGGCGCGTACGGCGGCCCCCACGTACTCGGTGTCGCCCTTGTCATGACGACCGCTGAGCACGCCCAGACGCCAACTGCCGTCGTAGAACACTGTGTTGTGCGCGGAGGTCTCCTGTGCCGATGCGAGTGCGATGCTGGCCAGGAGACCTCCCACCTGCTCGGAGGAGACGCCGCAACCCGGTTCAGGGACTGGGCGCAGGGCCGAGGCGAGAGTCCGCCCGTCGGACAGCGCAGGACCCGGCTGGAGAAGGGTGTCCCGGGTGCGCGGGTCGAGAAGGACGCCGCCCGCGCTCACCCACGCGTCCAGGATTCCACTCGCCTCCAGCGCCCCTTCCAGACCAGCTCGGTCGGCCGGAGCCAGGTCTTCCGCGAAGTCCACGAGCCGGTAGAAAGGTGCTCCACTGCCCGGCGTCCTTGCGGCGGCGCGATGGTGCGGGGCGGGTGGCTCGGGGTCGGTACGTTGCTCCCAGTCCCGCTTCTGCTTCGCCAGGTGGTCGAGTTCCTCGCCGAGCCGGTTAACGCTGAGTGCCAGGGCGTCCCGGCGTCCGGTGAGTTCCTCGCCGTACGGCTCCAACGCGGCCTGAGCTGTCCGCCACGCCTGGTTGTCGATGTCGGGCGGCAGTGTGCGGTCCGCGAACGGCGCGTCGGTGGAGGTCTCGTGGCCAACGGTGGCGTGGACGGCGTCGAGTGACGGGCAGTCGATACCCAGCGCGGTCCGCGTGCGCGCCGCCCAGTCGGCGACTTGGCGGGCGTAGGCGCCGCTCTCCTCGGCGACCTTCTGACGGCTGCCCTCCAGATGACCGGCGGCCTCTTCCCCCTCGCCCTCCAGTCGTTCCCGCTCGGCATCGGACTGAGCCGCCGCGGCGCGGGCCTCGTCCGCCCGTGAGATGAGGCGGGTCACCTCCTGAACCATCCGGGCCCGGTTTCTCGCGACCGCCTCGGCGTCCTCCAACTGGTTCTGCCAGGACCGCAGCCCTTCCTGCGCCGTGACCGTGTCCACACGGGTCACCGACCGGTGCCGTACGGTATGCGTCTCCCCGTCCGGAGTCGTCAGCTCGGTCTCGGTGGCCTGGGTGAGAACCATGCGCGGCAGAGCCACCGCCTCGCCGAGATGGCCGGTGGGAAGCCCGGCCTTCTCCGCCTGCGTCAGCAGCTCCCGGTGTTCGGTTCCCAGCTCGGCCAGTCGGCTTCCGAGGTGTTCGACACCTTCGGCCAGCCGCTCCGCCGAGCCCTCCTCCGCGTCATGTGCGTTCCGCAGGGTGGTGAACGCGGCCGCGGCGGCGGTGTGCAGCGCCTCCACCGTGCCGCGGCGCTCCGACAGTTCGCGCAGGCTGCGGTAGGCGTGACTGGCGTGCAGGGCGGCCAGGTCGGTCCGGGCGGCCTGTTCCTCCTCGCGCACGGTCTCCAGTCGGCCCTCCGACTCCTCCTCCTGCGTCCTCAGGTCGCTCGTCCGCTGTGCGGCGTCTCCGGCCGCCCGGCGCCGCTGAGCGAGGACGCCCAGCTCGTGGCTCACTCTCTGGGCGGAGGTGCGCAGGACCCCGGCCAGGTAGCCGCGGTAACTGGTGAGGAACGTGCGCAAGGCCGCGTCGGTGCGTTCCAGGCGGCCGAGTTCGTCCCGTACGGCGTCGAGGTCGTAGAGGTTGCGCGCCACCTTCTCGACCACGTCCTCGTCGAGCCCCGGCAGGGTCTCGCTCAGCAGGGAGACCAGGCCCCCGTGTTCGATCCGGTCGCCGACCGTCGGGCGCCGCAGCCGGTGGAGGAGCTGGGTGAGGTTGCGGTAGCGCGTCGTGTCGGTGATGCCGAACAGTTCCCGAGCCACGCGTGAGCGGTGCTCGACCGCACGGTCGGTCGTGTTGTCGGAGCCGACGATCTCCTTGAGCCGGTCGACCGGCAGCGGCTTACCGGCTTCGACCAGGTGCAGGTCCTCACCGATCCGCAGCGGGGTGACGAAGAATGTCGGCAGCGCCTTCTGCGTCGACTTCGAGGCGCGGATGGCGGCACCGAGCGTCAGGTGGCGGTGACCGCCGTCGTCGGCCGTGCCCCGGAACTCCACCCACAGATACCCGAGACGGTTGGTCTGCTCGAATCCGTCCAGCATCAGCCAGGCAAGCGTGGTGCGGCCGGTGCCTGTCGCGTCCAGTGCTCGGGAGTCGCCGTCCAGAAGATACGGGAGCAGCATCTCCAGGGCCTTGGACTTGCCCGCGCCGTTCTTGCCGCGCAGCAGCAGCCGTCCGTCGCCGAAGGAGAACTCCTGCTCGTCGTACTGCCAGATGTTCTGGATGCCCGCCCGGTGCAGCCGGAAGCGGGTGCCGGCGGTCGTCGCAGGGCCGGCGGGTGTCGCAGCGCCGGAACGCGGCAGCGGAACGAGGCCACGCGCGTCGGTGGTCATAGCGGCAACTCCTCTTGAACGTCAGTGCCTTTGCCTGCTGCGGTGGCCGGGCGCACCGTGACGTGGGTGGCGTAGCGGGCCGCTGCGGCCAGCAGCACCCAGCCGTCGCCGCCGGGCCGTGCGCCATGGACATCGGTCACCGTGCGTCCTTCCGGCGCCTCTTCGACGTACCCCTCCGGCAGTCCTTCGCCCTCGGCGCGCAGCTGGGCCGCGCGGGCCATCAGCCGCATGCGGACCAGGAGGTCCAATACGGCCTCTCGCAGGGAGGGAAGGTCCTCCAGGTAGCCGCGCTGCCAGTTGCTGCGCTGCCCGTACTCAGCGATCAGCCCGGCCAGCACCTCATCCACCAGGCCGTCCGGGACGGCCACCCCGATGACGAGCGTCCCGCCGGTCGCCGGATGCCCCGGCTCCTGCGGCCGAAGCCGCTCCACGAGCCGTTCCGCCAGCAGCAGCGCGGCCTGTGCGACGGTCCCGGTTCCCGGCAGGTGCAGATCCGTGAGCTCCTCCTCGGGGTCCACCAGTGCCACG
Encoded here:
- a CDS encoding TIGR02679 family protein, coding for MSGLPAATRDWLTGPGLTRLWQGARKRLESNGLQATGSLRLTAMNAQERNDLSLLLGKPLTGAAVTVRLDVLDARLRASAAGLGLRQTLEELGPPLTDRRAARADVAARREQVWSSLASSLDTSPLADQEWPRQWYDLLRRTGVPKGVTPEAAIWTLHQAVQVLTTLLGPERGSTLGRGELAAMATGSAHGLDDGTWLARLVRRGVALAHGTEFPDDAAGRRALWRLVSVTPDEVSSTVLTYGLRPDGEGWRERALRERADHHAEVHVTPRDLHALRLQLPAGTLIHICENPRVVEAAADAACVQPLVCTSGSAATVVFTLLDALAATGCRFAYHGDFDWPGITLANRVIRRYEARPWRMGTADYEHLAARSQAEGIPQLALDGQPVDADWDSDLAPAMTALGVALHEEATLDLLVADLSRQA
- a CDS encoding TIGR02680 family protein, yielding MTTDARGLVPLPRSGAATPAGPATTAGTRFRLHRAGIQNIWQYDEQEFSFGDGRLLLRGKNGAGKSKALEMLLPYLLDGDSRALDATGTGRTTLAWLMLDGFEQTNRLGYLWVEFRGTADDGGHRHLTLGAAIRASKSTQKALPTFFVTPLRIGEDLHLVEAGKPLPVDRLKEIVGSDNTTDRAVEHRSRVARELFGITDTTRYRNLTQLLHRLRRPTVGDRIEHGGLVSLLSETLPGLDEDVVEKVARNLYDLDAVRDELGRLERTDAALRTFLTSYRGYLAGVLRTSAQRVSHELGVLAQRRRAAGDAAQRTSDLRTQEEESEGRLETVREEEQAARTDLAALHASHAYRSLRELSERRGTVEALHTAAAAAFTTLRNAHDAEEGSAERLAEGVEHLGSRLAELGTEHRELLTQAEKAGLPTGHLGEAVALPRMVLTQATETELTTPDGETHTVRHRSVTRVDTVTAQEGLRSWQNQLEDAEAVARNRARMVQEVTRLISRADEARAAAAQSDAERERLEGEGEEAAGHLEGSRQKVAEESGAYARQVADWAARTRTALGIDCPSLDAVHATVGHETSTDAPFADRTLPPDIDNQAWRTAQAALEPYGEELTGRRDALALSVNRLGEELDHLAKQKRDWEQRTDPEPPAPHHRAAARTPGSGAPFYRLVDFAEDLAPADRAGLEGALEASGILDAWVSAGGVLLDPRTRDTLLQPGPALSDGRTLASALRPVPEPGCGVSSEQVGGLLASIALASAQETSAHNTVFYDGSWRLGVLSGRHDKGDTEYVGAAVRAETRRRILAELEERIARTQQRLADVREELAVADAMRRALTLAERDFPRARNLADAWSRTESAERTLRDLTAKATRAARLAEEARALAVSARTEAEATATAHDLPGDPAALDRVRTALASLLSGIGHLRRAVSGTGERLGTNQADADRYGRAQEDRLAADESYRLHLAGLRTAEQDLRTREEAIGSSEEEILSREQDAKQRITNAVQALPAAQRARDDFHDLRVRAEEDEKRLRGTLSDQETAVIDTGSALRGALSRPEVVLGAGLDRSSLPEYVSDDPGADVRSRLRALRALADAVEQALGRPKGEVSDSALLIRHTALRDQLAGGYDAQLEERGGIKVCRLVDDHGSHDVAAVGERIALQAAEARGRLTEREREVFQRFLTGELGDHLSAQVITAANLVAALNATLRTVRTSHGLGVELLWKLDEDVDADVRAAVELLRSPSSLRTREETEQLREVLQRRIEDARLADPSAGYAAHLRTALDYRDWFRFHTFVVEDAAPGRRRKLTGRTGLSQGEQRVLSYLVLFAAAAAHFTSLAESAPHAPRLILLDDAFAKVDEPTHGRLGRILVDLDLDFVLTSERLMGNWPEVPSLHIYECLRDPHVRGVATLHYTWNGRHRRLVSV